The following are encoded together in the Oreochromis aureus strain Israel breed Guangdong linkage group 18, ZZ_aureus, whole genome shotgun sequence genome:
- the ripk2 gene encoding receptor-interacting serine/threonine-protein kinase 2, with product MEPTAGCLDIGSLTSTLPVIPQNKLTDLYYLSGGGFGTVFKGKHSDWRTTVAVKCLKLDSPVIERERNCLLKEAEVLHKARFNYIIQIFGVCNEPRIFCIVTEFMSNGSLDRLLHEKDLYPVLAWPLRLRILYEIALGVNFLHNMNPPLVHHDLKTQNILLDGEFHVKIADFGLSKWRQLSVSRGSGSKPAEGTVIYMPPEEYEPSKSRRADVKHDMYSYAIIMWEVLSRQIPFKEVTNGIQIMFSVLRGLRPDTSLESLSADIPSRETLINLMTAGWNANPDERPSFQNCLIELEPMVRVFDEIEFLEAVLQIKKKKLRSQCCSAPAACQKGSEEETPSMPKDRPSQWTEATTSGSGSCSSQDTDISLPGALSSSNAASAKPVDCLPSSFMPHSLESPQSLKDVYDKPVCGDKLNGWTNDLNILSKPEPIAECETKLVNVSLKAQPQPQGYSPPLRHSPPLQGPISQWIAIRREEIVSQMTEACLNQSLDALLSHSMLMKEDYELVINQPTRTAKVRRLLDTCDKHNEDFSRIVVRKLHDNKQMSLQPYPPEISSPTVAPSAPSLSMSYNIPRKM from the exons ATGGAGCCAACTGCGGGCTGTTTGGATATCGGCAGCCTGACCAGCACCTTGCCGGTGATCCCCCAGAATAAACTGACGGACCTGTACTACCTGAGCGGAGGGGGCTTCGGCACCGTGTTCAAGGGGAAGCACTCCGACTGGAGGACCACTGTGGCCGTCAAGTGCCTGAAGCTCGACTCTCCAGTTATAGAAAG AGAGAGGAACTGCCTGCTGAAGGAGGCTGAGGTACTCCACAAAGCCAGGTTCAACTACATCATCCAGATCTTTGGGGTCTGCAATGAGCCTCGTATCTTTTGCATAGTCACAGAGTTCATGAGCAATGGATCTCTGGACAGGTTACTCCACGAG AAGGACCTGTACCCCGTTCTTGCCTGGCCTTTGCGTTTGAGGATTCTGTATGAGATCGCCCTTGGGGTTAACTTCCTTCACAACATGAACCCACCCCTCGTACATCACGACCTAAAGACCCAAAACATTCTGCTGGATGGTGAATTTCATGTTAAG ATTGCAGACTTTGGCCTATCGAAGTGGCGACAGCTGTCAGTGAGTAGAGGCTCAGGGTCCAAGCCTGCTGAGGGTACAGTGATCTACATGCCCCCTGAGGAGTATGAACCATCCAAGAGCCGTCGGGCCGACGTGAAGCACGATATGTACAG CTATGCCATCATCATGTGGGAGGTGCTGTCCAGGCAGATCCCGTTTAAAG AGGTGACCAATGGCATTCAGATCATGTTCAGTGTGCTGCGCGGGCTGCGTCCTGACACCAGCCTGGAGAGCCTGTCCGCAGACATCCCCAGCAGAGAAACGCTCATCAATCTTATGACAGCCGGCTGGAACGCTAATCCAGATGAACGGCCTTCCTTCCAAA ATTGTTTGATAGAGCTGGAGCCTATGGTGAGGGTGTTTGACGAAATAGAGTTCCTGGAAGCTGTGCTGcagatcaaaaagaaaaag CTGAGGTCACAGTGTTGTTCAGCCCCAGCGGCCTGTCAGAAGGGGAGTGAGGAGGAAACTCCAAGTATGCCAAAGGACAGGCCCAGCCAATGGACG GAGGCCACCACATCAGGCTCGGGGTCTTGTTCCTCTCAGGACACGGACATATCTCTACCGGGCGCCCTCTCCAGCAGCAATGCTGCATCCGCTAAAC CTGTAGATTGCCTTCCATCGTCATTCATGCCTCACAGTCTGGAGTCTCCACAGTCACTGAAGGATGTCTATGATAAACCAGTATGTGGTGATAAACTGAACGGCTGGACGAATGATTTAAACATACTCAGCAAACCTGAACCAATCGCCGAATGTGAGACAAAGCTGGTTAATGTCTCCCTCAAAGCACAGCCTCAGCCTCAAG GTTACTCTCCTCCACTGCGGCACTCTCCTCCTCTGCAAGGTCCCATCTCCCAGTGGATTGCAATCCGGCGTGAGGAAATTGTCTCCCAGATGACGGAGGCTTGTCTGAACCAGAGCTTGGACGCCCTGCTGTCCCACTCCATGCTGATGAAAGAGGATTACGAACTGGTGATCAACCAGCCCACACGCACCGCTAAGGTCCGCCGACTTCTGGACACCTGCGACAAACACAACGAAGACTTCTCCCGCATCGTCGTCCGCAAGCTGCACGACAACAAGCAGATGAGCCTGCAGCCGTACCCGCCTGAAATCAGCTCGCCTACGGTGGCACCCAGTGCACCATCGCTGTCCATGTCCTACAATATCCCCAGGAAGATGTAG
- the LOC116320432 gene encoding sorting nexin-16-like: protein MAIPFTPVPFPVDWVSVSRSCFKRASPIRIDSSSANCEHSPPESRGDGPTVDPTVDETCGRPRGGLTDGPSRQHRGEMSYGESWMERPITPTLLGHEIREERAKFTVYKILVTGSQGDSWVIFRRYTDFCRLSDKLQELFPSFHPALPPKRWLKNNYDEEFLEERKAGLQTFLENLVLHKEVFRSEAARCFLCLVEAPSPFDSLEESRAFCESLEETHLRLQSELADKQGEADRLKKTLEERENRLNLLLKEAKSTSLSAESFEASTITTPTDSDTEDMQ, encoded by the exons ATGGCTATTCCATTTACTCCAGTACCTTTTCCAGTGGACTGGGTCAGCGTGAGCAGGTCTTGTTTCAAAAGAGCTTCTCCCATACGTATCGACTCTTCATCTGCAAACTGTGAGCACTCACCTCCTGAAAGCAGAGGAGATGGTCCCACTGTAGATCCTACTGTAGATGAGACTTGTGGGAGACCAAGAGGAGGCCTGACAGATGGGCCATCCAGGCAGCACAGAGGTGAAATGAGCTATGGGGAGAGCTGGATGGAGAGACCTATTACTCCGACACTGCTTGGCCACGAGATCAGGGAGGAAAGGGCAAAGTTCACG GTTTATAAAATCCTGGTGACGGGGAGTCAGGGAGACAGCTGGGTGATCTTCAGAAGATACACAGACTTCTGCAGGCTCAGTGACAAG CTTCAAGAGCTTTTCCCCAGCTTTCATCCAGCCCTGCCTCCTAAGCGCTGGCTCAAAAACAACTATGACGAGGAGTTTCTAGAAGAgaggaaggctggactgcagaccTTTTTGGAGAACCTAGTATTACACAAAGAAGTCTttagaag TGAAGCTGCAAGATGCTTTCTGTGTTTGGTTGAAGCACCGAGTCCGTTTGACAGCCTGGAGGAAAGCAGG GCCTTTTGTGAGAGTCTCGAGGAAACTCACCTTCGTCTTCAGAGTGAACTCGCGGACAAGCAGGGAGAAGCCGACAGGCTGAAGAAGActttggaggagagagagaaccGTCTCAACCTGCTGCTAAAAGAAGCCAA ATCCACGTCACTTTCTGCTGAGAGCTTTGAAGCTTCAACAATCACCACCCCCACAGACAGTGACACAGAGGACATGCAGTGA
- the asip2b gene encoding agouti-signaling protein 2b encodes MRKITGKHLLCFVLVALPLSWAEDTKKDVRKRENVTVWSQAKNRRLFARQKISPPRQSVNPKHKSNLVTPARRCGRLMESCSPHMLCCDPCASCRCRLFNTICHCWRMNPLCLKRT; translated from the exons atgaggAAGATCACCGGCAAACACTTGTTGTGCTTCGTCCTGGTTGCCTTGCCGCTGTCCTGGGCAGAGGACACCAAGAAGGATGTGCGGAAAAGGGAGAATGTAACAG TTTGGAGCCAAGCGAAGAACAGACGGCTGTTTGCAAGGCAAAAGATTTCTCCGCCACGCCAAAGTGTCAATCCT AAGCACAAGTCGAACCTCGTAACTCCTGCGCGTCGCTGCGGACGCTTGATGGAAAGCTGCTCCCCTCACATGCTGTGCTGCGACCCCTGCGCCTCCTGCCGCTGTCGACTCTTCAACACCATCTGTCACTGCTGGAGGATGAACCCCCTCTGCTTAAAGAGGACCTAG